In the genome of Pontibacter actiniarum, the window CGCGCCGACTACGTAGTGCTGGAGTCTACTTACGGCGATAAGCTGCATGATAAATCCAACTCTCCTTTCCAGGCGCTGCAGGAAGTGGTGAACAGCACCTTTGAGAAAGGAGGCTCAGTGGTTATCCCTAGTTTTGCGGTGGAGCGGGCCCAGGAGATAATTATGCTGCTCAACGATTTGAGGCGTGAAAAGAGCATTCCCGCTATCCCTATTTACCTGGACTCCCCGATGGGTATCAACATCACCGAACTATTTCAGAAATACAAAGGCTGGCACAACCTGAGCGACGCAGAAGCCGAGGATCTGACAGATAATGTGCATATCATCAAAAGCTTTGAGGATACCCTGCACGTGCTGGATGAGGACAGCCCTAAGCAGAAGATTATTATCGCAGGCAGCGGCATGGCAACAGGCGGGCGTGTGCTCTACTATCTCAAAAAGCTGGTTGGCGATGAGAAAAACACTATACTGCTTGTTGGCCACCAGGCAAAGGGCACCCGGGGGAACAAACTTAGCAAAGGGGCCAGCGAAATCAAGATTGATGGTCAGCGCTTCCCGGTGAGAGCCGACATACGGCAGATTGGCTCCCTCTCTGCCCACGCCGATCAGGAAGACCTGCTGTGGTGTTTGAGTGCCATGCGTGCCGCCCCTGAGCGCGTGTTCCTGAACCATGGGGAGCAGGACGCCACTGTAGCCCTGAAGGAGAAAATTGAGCAGCAGTATGGGTGGCCTGTGTCCATCGCAAAAATGGATAAAGTGTACCATTTATAGGGGCCGGTAGCGTATAATTAAGACGTGCTGAGCCACTTTTTACCCCGCTGGTGATTTGCCACAGCTGCACCATTAGTCGCGGCAACTGTTAGACGGCACTGGTGAGCTAAGTCCCTGTGCTAAAGTGCAATTTGCTCAGTGTCTCCCATGTTTCAGCCTATACCCTTCTTAATTATATTAACACCTCTTCATTTGATCATTTTACCATATTTTAAAACCCGCACAGAAACTAAGCGTTAATAAGAGAGAGCTTAGGATTTATAATTAGTACAATTGATTAAAAAACTTAACCTATGAGAACGATGACTATGAAACGCATATTTTTACTTTCGGCTTTTTTATCGATTTTATCTTTCAGTGCTTCGGCCCAGATCGACGAAGAGATCATGGATCGCAGACCACAAACCACGGCTCCAGTGGCAGATGATGCCGTGCAGAAAGGCAACTGGCTTGTCGGTGCCAGCATCGGTAATATCGGCCACAACTTTAAATCCGAAACGTTTAACTTCGATATCGAACCGAGAGCCGGTTACTTTGTGAGCGACAACGCTGTAGTTGGTGCTTCTGCTCAGCTTGGCGTATCGATCTACGACGGCGGGGAATCCTGGCGCTATGGTGTAACGCCATTCGTTCGTTACTATTTCCCGGAAGGAGCAGCATCTACGCACAGATGGTTTGGTGAGGCGCTACTAGGGTTTGCCGGTAGCTCCGAAGAAGACAGCGATGGCGATGCAGTCGTTTCCAGAGTATATGGCGTACGTGCAGGTTATGCCCACTTTGTGGCACAGAACGTAGCCCTGGAAGGTACGCTTAACCTAATCAGAAGCAGCGCCAACATCGACATTGACGACAGCGCTTCGACTGGACTGTCGTTAGCAGTAGGACTGCAGATATACCTGCCAGGCAGAGGCAATCAGTAAGCATAGAAACCATATACAAAAGAAAAGGGAGTTGCTGTACAGCAACTCCCTTTTCTTTTGCCCTTTAGCATAGGCTACTTCAGAATACTTTTAGCGATGCTGCCGTCACCATTGATTGTGTGGCTGTAAGGCAAGTCCAGTATCTCGGTTACTACCGGGTACACGTGTATATTCTGAAAGGATGGAATCTTAACGCCAGGTTTAAAAGCCGGTCCCCAGGCGTAGAAGGTCGCGTGCATGTCCTTTACGGCGGCAGGGTCGTACCCGTGCATGCCGGGAGCAGGCTTGCGGCCGGAGAAATGGAAGATCTTTGGAGCCTTTGTCAAAAGCAGGATGTCTCCTACCCTGTTAAAGGCGTCGTCTTTGGTGCCATAGTGCAGGTGCTTGGGCAGGTTGTGCTTCGTGTACACCTCGTAGGCTCCGTTTGCCTCTTTCTTTAGCTTTTTGTAGGTGCTTTTGATGGCGCTCTTGTCCTTGGCGTGCAGCTCTACAATCATGCCCGGGCCAGAGACACGGAACTTTGCTGTATCAATGGCGGCAGGCAACGGCAGGGTATTTTCCTGGTCAACCTGGGTCATGCCGTGGTCCGACACAAAGATGTAGTTTACCGGTAATCCCGTTTTGGCAACGGCCTCTGTCAGCGCTTTCAGCTGTGCATCCAGCTCAAGCACTGCCTGCTTTGTTTCAGGCGCATCGGGGCCAAAGCTATGGCCGGCGTGGTCTACTTCAGGCAGGTAGAAGGTGATCAGGTGCGGGCGCTTTTCCTCGGGCAGGCGCAGCCAATCCACCACCGTCTGCAGGCGTTCCTCAAAAGGAATCTTTTCATTGTAGGTGTACCAGTACGTCGGGAGCGTGTTCTGGATGGGGGCCTCGGAGCCTACCCAGTAAAAGCTTGCTGAAAGCATCTGGTTCTGCTCCGCCAGCAACCACAGGGGCACACCGCCGTACCAGCTGCCATCCTCCACATTGTCTCTGTTGCGCATGGAGTAGCTTTCCTGGCGCTGCGGGTCGTAGAAATAGTTGTTGATGAGGCCGTGGCTCGCCGGGTACATGCCGGTTACCAGCGTGTAGTGGTTTGGGAAGGTCTTTGACGGGAAGGACGGAACCATCGAGGCTGCCTCCACGCCCTGCGCCCGCAGTGCCTGCAGCGTTTTGGCGTTATACTTATCAGCATAATCGTAACGGAAGCCATCCGCCGAGATCATGATGACATAGGGCTTCTGCATTTGCTCCGGGCTGTTGCGGCGTCCCTCCACCACGTGCTGGGTGGTGTCTACCTGTGCCCAGGCCGGTGCGGCCAAAAGCAGGGCAAGTAAAAAGGTTTTCAAACGTTTCATGCCGCTAATATAAGGGGCTCGGCCCAAAAAGTATGGCGGCGGCTTTTATTTTAATGTTAAGCCACCGGTTGCCTTGCCCACAGGCGCTTACGCAGCTACCCTCCTGCCTTGGCTGTTCCGCAGCAGCAACCAGGCATGATATTAGCGTAGCTGGCTACATATAAAATATTAGATTTGCAGCGAAACCTATCCAATCTACATGTTCAAACAAAAACTTATACTAACAGCGGCCCTGCTTGCCACCGGATTCGGCGGCTTTGCTCAGCAACTGCCGATGCCGCGCAACATTGAGCAGGCCTACGCCTCCGGCACCCGCTCTGCCGACGGACGCCCCGGCCAGAACTACTGGCAGAACACGGCCGACTATAACATTAAAGTGGCCTATAACCCGGAAACGCGCCTACTGAACGGTACCGTAGACATTGCCTACACCAACAACAGCCCCGATACGCTGAAGCAGATCCTGTTCAAGCTTTACCCGAACGTGTACCAGAAAGGCGCCGCCCGTGCCAGCAGCATAGACCCTGCCGATGCCTCAGAGGGTGTGCAGCTCTCGAAGCTAAGTATAAACAATGCCGCGCAGGATGTAAGCAAGCTGCGCGTGAGCGGCACTAACCTGCCGGTGCGCATTCAGCCGCTGGCACCCAAAGGAAAGGCGAACATCTCCATTGCCTACAGCTATACTTTAAATGAAGGTTCCCATAACCGTACCGGTCAGGTAGACGAAGAAGGCGCGACCTTTATTGCCTACTTCTTTCCGCGCGTAGCCGTGTACGACGACATTGACGGCTGGAACCGCAATCCGTACAATGGCTCCCAGGAGTTCTATAACGACTTCAGCGATTTCCACACGGAGATCACGGTGCCGAAGGACTTTGTTGTGTGGGCGACAGGCGACCTGACAAATGCCCATGAAGTGCTGCAGAAAAAGTATGCGAAGCGCCTGGAGCAGGCCGGCAAGAAAGACGCCATCGTGTATGTGGTGGACTCCACAGACCTGAAGAAGGGCGGTATCACTGCGCAGCAGGCCACGAACACATGGAAGTTCGATGCAAAGAACGTGGTGGACTTTGCCTTTGCCACCAGCGACCACTACCTCTGGAAAGCCACCAGCCTGGTGGTAGATCCAAAGACCAAGCGCCGCACCCGCGTGGACGTTGCCTTTAACCCCAAGCACAAGGATTTTGAGGAAGTAGCCAGCTTTGGCCGCAAAACGGTGGAGGCCATGAGCTATACTTTCCCGAAATGGCCCTTCCCGTACAGCCACATCAGCGTGTTTGATGGCCTTGACCAGATGGAGTACCCGATGATGGTGAACGACAACCCGCTGGAAAACCGCGAAGACGTGATCATGCTCACCGACCACGAGATCTTCCACACCATGTTCCCTTTCTACATGGGCATCAACGAAACCAAGTATGGCTGGATGGACGAAGGCTGGGCCACCATCGGCGAGTGGATCGTGACCCCGATCATCGACCCAAGCATCACCGATGACTATGGTGTAGCTCCTTACGGCGCACTGGCCGGAACGGAGGTAGACTTGCCGATCAACACGCTTACAACACAGCAATCAGGCACCAGCATGTTCCTGAACTCTTACCCGAAGCCTGCGCTCGGTTACCTGTATGTGAAAGATATGCTGGGTGATGAGCTGTTTACCAAAGCACTGCATAATTACATAGCGCAATGGAACGGAAAACACCCGCAGCCTTACGACTTCTTCAACGCGATGAACACGGGAGCCGGCCGCAACATGAACTGGTTCTGGCAGCGCTGGTTCTTCGATAACGGCTATCCTGATCTGGCCATTGCCGATGTGAAACAGCAGAACAACGAGTACCAGGTTACAGTGGAAGCCAAAGGCACTAAGCCTGTTCCGGTTGATTTGGTGATCACGTATGCAGATGGCTCAATAGAGAAACTGCACAAGGATGTGTCGGTTTGGGAAAAGGGCAACAAAACCACAAGCCTTAGCTTTAAACCAAAGCAGCAGGTAAAGCAACTGGAGCTAAAAGGCACCCACGTGCCGGACAGCAACAAAGCGGATAATGTATACCTGGTGAAGTAGCCATACTTCTTCACAAAGCAAAACAGCCACACCGGAGTCTCCTGGTGTGGCTGTTTTGCTTTAATCTTTCCAGCAAGCGGTGCTTTTCCTCTGCTGTATGCCTCGGCTTTGCCTAGTCCTTTACGAAAAGCCGTTTATCGAACTCAAACAGCACCGTCTCCACAATACGCACCTGCCGGAAATCTTGGTGGCGTGGGTTGAGGAGGTAGTTATAGTTGCCTTGCACGGTGGCGGACGGTACTTTTAGAACCAGGTGCTCGTACTCCTGCACAAAGGCGTCTCCTATCATTTGGGTGCTGTTCGCGTGCGGAAACGACTTCCAATCAGCCGGCAGCTCCGCCTCGCTGAGCTCTTTCATACTTGTGTTGTCCGGGATGTCAATTTTTACAAGAAAGTAATCTTTCGGAATGATGCCCAGTGGCATGTGCACCGCAATCTCCACGGTACACAAGGCAATGGACTCGCTCGTGTAAAGGAGAGCAGTGCCCTTGCTGTTCCAGCGGCCGCCAGCCAGTTCTGCGCCTTTGCCTGATAAGTCGTTTTTATATGGCCCTCTGCTGAGGCGGTATACGATCATGCCAATACGCCGTGTTCAATGCGGGTTAACTCATCGCGCAGCAAACCGATACCAAAGGTGCTGTCGAGAAGCTCTTTCGGTTTAACGCCTCCCAGCGCCACGTTCTTGGCATTGAGCCAGGCATCAAAGTTTGCCGGGTCGCCGAACACGTCTATGCCCTTGTTATAGATGAGCGTGATCTCCAGTATCTTTTCCGAGTGGAGCGGGTCGAAAGTGCGCTTTTCCTTTTTATAGCGCTGGAACGTGCGCTCAGACAGGTGCAAAAAGTTAGACCACTCCGTCAGGTTAAACGGAATCACGTCGGCTATACTTTGGAACAACGAATACTTTATGCCTTCGCGCACCGTGCTGATAAGCATAAACACGTCTTTATCGTCTATGAGCTTGTACGTTAAGCTATTGTCGATCTTTAAGGCCTCTCCCATGGTTGCTGTCTTTTATACTTTCAAATATACGAAAGTTGTCTATAATAAAACGTCAAATGTCGTGCAATAGTTTTCTGAGCCGCCGAAAGTAGCGCTATACAAGGTGCTGTTATGTACAAGGTGCACTAAACAACTGCCGCAGGCGTTAGTACCAGAAACCAGTAAGAAGATAACATGCGATATTATATAGCAGCGGCGGCTGTGCTGATGGCGGGGCTGAGCGCTTGCAGCAGCCAGAACTCCGTTATGGAAGCACAGGAGCTGCAGCAGCAAAAGCTTACGCTACAGGATGTGGTTCCTGCCATGGCCCCTAAAACGGTGGAGGCCAAAGCCAAGCAGCGGAAGTTTCTGAAGGAAAACATGAGCAGGTTTAAGAACCGTAAACTGGCCAGCGATTTTTATGTGCTGCAGGCCCGGCGCATCTTCAACGAGGACAAACTTGACTCTGCCACCCTTTTCTTTAACCGCGCCTGGCTGATGGACAGCACCAACAACGATGTGTACTGGGGCTATGGGCTGGTGTTCGGGAAACAGGAGCAGTATGACAAGTCCCTGTTTATCCTTTACCGCGCCCTGGAGAAAGACAGCCAAAACCCGCGCCTGCTCACTGATGTGGCCACAACCCACCTGGCGCGCTTTTACCAGCACAGCAGCCTGGACGATCTGCGGCAGAGTAAGAAGCTCCTGGAGCAGGCCCTGAAACTGGAGCCGGAAAATGCCGCGGACACCTACTACAAGCTGGCCGTGAACAGCTACTACCTGCGCAAGTACGCCGATGCCTGGGATTACCTGCACCAGAGTATCCGCCAGGATAAGAACAAGGAGGACAAGACCTTTATTGCCGCTTTGCTGGAAAAGGAACAGGACCCGCAGGGCGTTTATTCCGATCAACAGGTGCAGTA includes:
- a CDS encoding M1 family metallopeptidase; this encodes MFKQKLILTAALLATGFGGFAQQLPMPRNIEQAYASGTRSADGRPGQNYWQNTADYNIKVAYNPETRLLNGTVDIAYTNNSPDTLKQILFKLYPNVYQKGAARASSIDPADASEGVQLSKLSINNAAQDVSKLRVSGTNLPVRIQPLAPKGKANISIAYSYTLNEGSHNRTGQVDEEGATFIAYFFPRVAVYDDIDGWNRNPYNGSQEFYNDFSDFHTEITVPKDFVVWATGDLTNAHEVLQKKYAKRLEQAGKKDAIVYVVDSTDLKKGGITAQQATNTWKFDAKNVVDFAFATSDHYLWKATSLVVDPKTKRRTRVDVAFNPKHKDFEEVASFGRKTVEAMSYTFPKWPFPYSHISVFDGLDQMEYPMMVNDNPLENREDVIMLTDHEIFHTMFPFYMGINETKYGWMDEGWATIGEWIVTPIIDPSITDDYGVAPYGALAGTEVDLPINTLTTQQSGTSMFLNSYPKPALGYLYVKDMLGDELFTKALHNYIAQWNGKHPQPYDFFNAMNTGAGRNMNWFWQRWFFDNGYPDLAIADVKQQNNEYQVTVEAKGTKPVPVDLVITYADGSIEKLHKDVSVWEKGNKTTSLSFKPKQQVKQLELKGTHVPDSNKADNVYLVK
- a CDS encoding tetratricopeptide repeat protein, coding for MRYYIAAAAVLMAGLSACSSQNSVMEAQELQQQKLTLQDVVPAMAPKTVEAKAKQRKFLKENMSRFKNRKLASDFYVLQARRIFNEDKLDSATLFFNRAWLMDSTNNDVYWGYGLVFGKQEQYDKSLFILYRALEKDSQNPRLLTDVATTHLARFYQHSSLDDLRQSKKLLEQALKLEPENAADTYYKLAVNSYYLRKYADAWDYLHQSIRQDKNKEDKTFIAALLEKEQDPQGVYSDQQVQ
- a CDS encoding MBL fold metallo-hydrolase RNA specificity domain-containing protein — its product is MAQQSGPVQLQFLGAAGVVTGSRTLLQIGDLKLLVDCGLFQGNKKERKLNKAKRFPFKPSELDAILLTHGHLDHSGYLPVLVKKGYSGPIYATAPTKDITEVILTDSAHIQQEDAKDLNQRRAEAGKKPVKPLYRPKHVRRTMELFQTYTDQEWVTLKEGVKFRFLKSGHILGSASIELVCDGKTYLFSGDIGQQEPLILDSPTRCVRADYVVLESTYGDKLHDKSNSPFQALQEVVNSTFEKGGSVVIPSFAVERAQEIIMLLNDLRREKSIPAIPIYLDSPMGINITELFQKYKGWHNLSDAEAEDLTDNVHIIKSFEDTLHVLDEDSPKQKIIIAGSGMATGGRVLYYLKKLVGDEKNTILLVGHQAKGTRGNKLSKGASEIKIDGQRFPVRADIRQIGSLSAHADQEDLLWCLSAMRAAPERVFLNHGEQDATVALKEKIEQQYGWPVSIAKMDKVYHL
- a CDS encoding ectonucleotide pyrophosphatase/phosphodiesterase; its protein translation is MKRLKTFLLALLLAAPAWAQVDTTQHVVEGRRNSPEQMQKPYVIMISADGFRYDYADKYNAKTLQALRAQGVEAASMVPSFPSKTFPNHYTLVTGMYPASHGLINNYFYDPQRQESYSMRNRDNVEDGSWYGGVPLWLLAEQNQMLSASFYWVGSEAPIQNTLPTYWYTYNEKIPFEERLQTVVDWLRLPEEKRPHLITFYLPEVDHAGHSFGPDAPETKQAVLELDAQLKALTEAVAKTGLPVNYIFVSDHGMTQVDQENTLPLPAAIDTAKFRVSGPGMIVELHAKDKSAIKSTYKKLKKEANGAYEVYTKHNLPKHLHYGTKDDAFNRVGDILLLTKAPKIFHFSGRKPAPGMHGYDPAAVKDMHATFYAWGPAFKPGVKIPSFQNIHVYPVVTEILDLPYSHTINGDGSIAKSILK
- a CDS encoding antitoxin Xre/MbcA/ParS toxin-binding domain-containing protein encodes the protein MGEALKIDNSLTYKLIDDKDVFMLISTVREGIKYSLFQSIADVIPFNLTEWSNFLHLSERTFQRYKKEKRTFDPLHSEKILEITLIYNKGIDVFGDPANFDAWLNAKNVALGGVKPKELLDSTFGIGLLRDELTRIEHGVLA
- a CDS encoding RES family NAD+ phosphorylase, whose protein sequence is MIVYRLSRGPYKNDLSGKGAELAGGRWNSKGTALLYTSESIALCTVEIAVHMPLGIIPKDYFLVKIDIPDNTSMKELSEAELPADWKSFPHANSTQMIGDAFVQEYEHLVLKVPSATVQGNYNYLLNPRHQDFRQVRIVETVLFEFDKRLFVKD